Proteins encoded together in one Phyllostomus discolor isolate MPI-MPIP mPhyDis1 chromosome 6, mPhyDis1.pri.v3, whole genome shotgun sequence window:
- the CFL1 gene encoding cofilin-1 yields MQCGQLTKKSKLEGGAIPSDFITRQPAGGAPEARPAPHCADHTKRKGPGEAAFSRIPAAAASALLFLGSSHYLLFASGNMASGVAVSDGVIKVFNDMKVRKSSTPEEVKKRKKAVLFCLSEDKKNIILEEGKEILVGDVGQTVDDPYATFVKMLPDKDCRYALYDATYETKESKKEDLVFIFWAPESAPLKSKMIYASSKDAIKKKLTGIKHELQANCYEEVKDRCTLAEKLGGSAVISLEGKPL; encoded by the exons atGCAATGTGGCCAGTTGACGAAAAAGAGCAAGCTAGAGGGCGGTGCAATACCCTCGGACTTCATTACCCGTCAGCCCGCAGGAGGAGCGCCGGAAGCTCGCCCCGCCCCTCATTGTGCGGATCATACTAAACGGAAGGGGCCGGGAGAGGCCGCGTTCAGTCGGATCCCGGCAGCAGCTGCATCGGCTCTTCTCTTCTTAGGCTCTTCTCACTATCTCCTTTTCGCTTCCGGAAACATG GCCTCCGGGGTGGCTGTCTCTGATGGAGTCATCAAGGTGTTCAATGACATGAAGGTGCGTAAGTCCTCGACACCAGAGGAGGTGAAGAAGCGCAAGAAGGCGGTGCTTTTCTGCCTGAGTGAAGACAAGAAGAACATCATCCTGGAGGAGGGCAAGGAGATCCTGGTAGGTGACGTGGGCCAGACTGTAGATGACCCCTACGCCACCTTTGTCAAGATGCTGCCGGACAAAGACTGCCGCTATGCCCTCTATGACGCCACCTACGAGACCAAGGAGAGCAAGAAGGAGGACCTGGTGTTTATCTTCTG GGCCCCTGAGTCTGCACCCCTTAAGAGCAAAATGATCTATGCCAGCTCCAAGGATGCCATCAAGAAGAAGCTGACAG GGATCAAGCATGAATTGCAAGCAAACTGCTACGAGGAGGTCAAGGACCGCTGCACTCTGGCGGAGAAGCTGGGGGGCAGTGCTGTCATCTCCCTGGAGGGCAAGCCTTTGTga